Proteins found in one Primulina eburnea isolate SZY01 chromosome 16, ASM2296580v1, whole genome shotgun sequence genomic segment:
- the LOC140817398 gene encoding GRF-interacting factor 1-like, with protein sequence MQQHLMQIHPMMAAYYPSNVTTDHIQQYLDENKSLILKIVESQNSGKLSECAENQARLQRNLMYLAAIADSQPPAMHSQYSGGGIMQPGAHYMQHQQAQQMTPQSLMAARSSLLYGQQQYSSLQQQALHSQLGMSSAGSSGLMLQGEPHTTSGIGSLGVGFPDFSRSSGSDNLLATGRALSVGSRQEMGSHFSAEGRGGDGGETLYLKGSDDGN encoded by the exons ATGCAGCAGCACCTGATGCAGATACATCCCATGATGGCGGCCTATTACCCCAGCAACGTCACTACTGATCACATTCAACAG TATCTGGATGAAAACAAATCGCTGATTTTAAAGATAGTTGAGAGCCAAAATTCTGGGAAGTTGAGCGAGTGTGCAGA GAACCAAGCTCGTCTGCAGCGAAACTTGATGTATCTTGCCGCCATTGCGGATTCACAGCCACCGGCCATGCACTCTCAG TATTCTGGTGGTGGGATCATGCAGCCTGGTGCACATTACATGCAGCACCAGCAAGCGCAACAAATGACGCCACAATCTCTTATGGCTGCTCGTTCCTCGCTACTTTATGGGCAGCAGCAGTATTCCTCCCTTCAACAGCAAGCCTTGCACAGCCAACTTGGGATGAGCTCTGCCGGAAGCAGTGGACTTATGCTCCAAGGTGAGCCCCATACCACAAGCGGCATTGGCAGCCTTGGTGTAGGTTTTCCGGATTTCAGCCGCAGCAGTGGTAGTGATAACCTGCTAGCCACCGGACGTGCGCTTTCTGTTGGAAGCAGGCAAGAAATGGGGAGCCATTTTTCGGCTGAAGGGCGTGGAGGAGATGGGGGTGAAACCCTCTACTTGAAAGGTTCTGATGATGGAAATTAA